One Thalassococcus sp. S3 genomic region harbors:
- a CDS encoding ParB/RepB/Spo0J family partition protein, which yields MSKKHDAIFDDVLKGLDAKPEAEQGRAGARFLARQSRVADRLSSDTQEKTLRWVDPADCRMWARHNRAYDLLNEDNCRDLIDGIRAQGQQEFPAIVRRLDGDVPYEVICGARRHFAISWLRANNYPQFKYLVDVRDLTDEEAFRLADIENRDRADISDYERARDYAEACKLYYGGKQKAMAARLEVSEAWLSRYLQLARLPQQIVVAFGDIRELRELHARALKPWLSDPDLKARVLEEAAKITAEGARQPGAQIMARLKAAVTPKQEPAEVKTYRRSRHEAGVRVQQKGGKVRMEFAEGASKAALTHAFEAYLKDRFGG from the coding sequence ATGAGCAAGAAACACGATGCCATTTTTGACGATGTTCTGAAGGGGCTTGATGCCAAGCCCGAAGCGGAGCAGGGCAGGGCAGGGGCACGGTTCCTCGCGCGGCAGTCCCGCGTGGCGGACAGGCTGTCGTCGGACACTCAGGAGAAAACGCTGCGCTGGGTGGATCCGGCGGATTGCCGGATGTGGGCGCGCCATAATCGCGCCTATGACCTTTTGAACGAGGACAATTGCCGCGATCTGATCGACGGCATCCGGGCACAGGGCCAGCAGGAATTCCCGGCCATCGTAAGGCGCCTCGACGGGGATGTGCCATACGAGGTGATCTGCGGCGCGCGGCGTCATTTCGCGATTTCGTGGCTGCGCGCGAACAATTATCCGCAGTTCAAATATCTGGTGGACGTGCGCGACCTGACCGACGAAGAGGCGTTTCGCCTTGCGGATATCGAAAACCGGGACCGGGCCGATATCAGCGATTACGAACGCGCGCGTGACTACGCCGAAGCGTGCAAGCTGTATTATGGCGGAAAGCAAAAGGCGATGGCCGCGCGGCTGGAAGTGTCCGAAGCGTGGCTGTCGCGGTATCTGCAACTTGCGCGCCTTCCTCAGCAGATCGTTGTGGCCTTCGGGGATATTCGGGAATTGCGGGAACTGCACGCACGGGCGCTGAAGCCGTGGTTGTCGGACCCTGACCTGAAAGCCCGGGTGCTGGAAGAGGCGGCAAAGATCACTGCCGAAGGGGCCCGGCAACCCGGCGCGCAGATCATGGCGCGGTTGAAAGCCGCGGTCACGCCCAAGCAGGAGCCGGCGGAGGTCAAGACGTATCGCAGGTCCCGACACGAGGCCGGTGTGAGGGTTCAGCAAAAGGGGGGAAAGGTGCGGATGGAATTTGCGGAAGGGGCGTCCAAGGCGGCTCTGACACACGCTTTTGAGGCTTATCTGAAGGATCGTTTCGGTGGCTGA
- a CDS encoding AAA family ATPase translates to MTEPLLPPVSLDELDQLAARASTVMSRLRERVYAPQSQKTLDLRFNVRTAADMVGRSEKLIRDAEADGRLPPSAKDEETGRRIGYTLAEVNRMRAVFGTEPHRSTDDPAMVLAVQNFKGGVGKSTLVVHLAQFLALRGYRVCVIDCDSQASTSSIFGLNPDVDVNEDEDTLYPFFRHGGPTSLHYALRATYWPGIALIPANLGLYDAEYEFAARMVREQAFVLDRLRDGIDTIKDQFDVILLDPPPALGMISLSVLRAANALLIPAPPNNIDFGSTAHFLKMMEATLSEIAQSGGARSYAFVKIIATKMNDQKSAHVAIKRMMDAVFPLDMMKSVLKDSAEIDNSTANLATVYELTGPQVRTETHKRCRVYLDAVGREVDTLIRMTWPSHHAALRKEGVI, encoded by the coding sequence ATGACCGAGCCGCTTTTGCCCCCCGTTAGCCTTGACGAGCTTGACCAGCTCGCGGCGCGGGCTTCCACGGTGATGAGCCGGCTGCGAGAGCGTGTCTATGCCCCGCAATCGCAAAAGACCCTCGATCTTCGGTTCAACGTTCGGACGGCGGCCGACATGGTGGGACGGTCGGAAAAACTGATCCGTGATGCCGAAGCGGACGGTCGTCTGCCACCATCCGCCAAGGATGAGGAGACGGGGCGCCGGATCGGATACACCCTGGCGGAGGTCAACCGAATGCGCGCCGTGTTCGGCACCGAACCGCATCGAAGCACGGATGATCCCGCGATGGTTCTGGCCGTTCAGAACTTCAAGGGCGGGGTCGGTAAATCGACGCTGGTCGTTCATCTTGCGCAATTCCTGGCCCTGCGAGGCTACCGGGTTTGTGTCATCGACTGCGACAGCCAAGCGTCGACCTCTTCGATTTTTGGTCTGAACCCGGATGTCGATGTGAACGAGGATGAAGACACGCTTTATCCCTTTTTCCGACATGGTGGGCCGACCAGCCTTCATTACGCGTTGCGGGCGACCTATTGGCCCGGCATTGCCCTGATCCCCGCCAATCTGGGGCTCTACGATGCCGAATACGAATTCGCAGCCCGAATGGTGCGAGAGCAGGCCTTTGTTCTGGACCGGCTGCGCGACGGCATCGACACGATCAAGGACCAGTTCGATGTCATCCTTCTGGACCCTCCGCCCGCGCTTGGCATGATCAGCCTGTCGGTGTTGCGCGCAGCCAATGCCCTGCTGATCCCGGCGCCGCCCAACAACATCGACTTCGGCTCGACCGCGCATTTTCTCAAGATGATGGAGGCGACGCTGTCGGAGATTGCGCAAAGCGGGGGTGCGCGCTCTTATGCCTTTGTTAAGATCATCGCCACAAAGATGAACGACCAGAAATCGGCGCATGTGGCGATCAAGCGGATGATGGATGCGGTCTTTCCGCTCGATATGATGAAATCCGTTCTCAAGGACAGCGCCGAGATCGACAATTCCACCGCGAACCTGGCCACGGTTTACGAGTTGACCGGGCCGCAGGTGCGCACCGAAACCCACAAACGCTGCCGCGTCTATCTGGATGCCGTGGGCCGCGAGGTCGATACGCTGATCCGCATGACCTGGCCCAGTCACCATGCCGCGCTGCGCAAGGAGGGCGTGATATGA